In Streptomyces sp. NBC_00704, a genomic segment contains:
- a CDS encoding nSTAND1 domain-containing NTPase has translation MVTWAASVARILGPDGVVAGAGFLVADDLLVTCAHVVTAAGGGEQAVLRLDFPQAHGAPEARGTVVRHGRSEPAAEDVAVVRLDAPPPGTSPLPLARAEGCRGHRVRSFGFPGHAVSGGHFGEGHAGEILSPHSATDALLQVACANDLTQGFSGGPVWDDTVEAVIGMVTRVTRPDPLLRGTGIAYATPAGRLRQLWPDLAVPPVRPYRGLQAFDTEHAGWFHGRAGAVRTIIDRLAAVPDALVLLGPSGAGKSSLVQAGLIPALADCPLPGSDRWEVATVRPGQALLDALDDLDAFDEFDRFVHDAGRDGPGGPDPFGRPDPVGGAGGSGAPRRVLVVDQFEEILQPEEPTRPEEAHDTTATDPAATSTPADDEPGAPSLAGAVLREGIDRLTSVVGTPGLTVLLVMRDDFYPRFAAEAPELLRALTPGIVNLPATLDVRDLHDIIVRPAEDVGARCQAGLPERIIADVQRIDHLGGPRRQIPTTVLPLVEVALSELWERAPDGVLTHAAYEAIGGITGSITSWYEGAMRSLRDTDAGRATARRVLTSLVRPPDPTLHIPALRRQLPLSVLRELAASGGAPTGPPGRRPAVLSAARALLAKPAGALVDEPFDDRGPDSPPARRDAAAVPTAQVVDQVLAVLVRRRLIVTRNVAAHDEPVAELVHDALVRDWGVLRDWVESDRRFSAWLDRAADQRRRWERRHDKADLLRGTDLDEGLALSAGYRLPHATAGFLHVSLRAARRAALVRRAFALGLVVLTLTAVALAGAALDSAAEARHQRAVSLSRQLAAQAQAMAAQRPVTARRLAVAAWATSPTAEAGDAMTRLLTQQQSVLVGHAGAVTSVAFSPDGARIATTGDDGTVRLWDAATGRAEHIRRAAARPAKGVAVAFRPDGRVLASSDEDGAVRLWDVRTGAPLGAPLTGHTDRVGALSFSPDGRLLASASWDRTVRLWDAATGTPVGAPLTGHTDQVDSVAFSPEGTLLASGGRDGTVRLWDVAAHRQKGAPLKDGLSGSVRSVAFRRDGGLLAAAYGEGAHGEGTIRLWDPVTGRTVGGPLTGHTGPVLSVTFGPNGRALASAGLDGTVRVWDARTQRPAGSPMAGSGTAVWSAAFSPDGQVLAGAGGDGAVRLWQPSTGMPATVPTPRRGEALMSVAVTPVSTLVATRDADGSVRLREPVSGRALGVPLRGSADQVVLAVAADPKARIVATAGNGGTVRLWNPYTGREVTPPLTGNGDYVSALTIDRDGARLVSAGADATVRVWDTVTGRLVRAVPTGHGPFVHAVAFAPDGRSFATGGADGAVRLWDTASGRPRGEIPSHGRYTVDALAFSPDGARLALGGGNDETVEVWDVPTLKGPTSLFADGSGEATALGFDGAGDVLAVAERGGAVRFWDPESGKPLGEPSRGATALSRVMSFSGDGSLVTASDVEGVSHVWFVPVPRVAAAELCARFGGPTDAEWRRYAPDQPRPSACPAAGR, from the coding sequence ATGGTGACCTGGGCCGCTTCCGTCGCCCGGATTCTCGGCCCGGACGGCGTGGTGGCGGGAGCCGGCTTCCTCGTCGCCGACGACCTCCTGGTGACCTGCGCGCACGTGGTCACGGCCGCCGGAGGCGGCGAACAGGCCGTGCTGCGCCTGGACTTCCCCCAGGCGCACGGCGCGCCCGAGGCCCGCGGAACCGTCGTCCGCCACGGACGCAGCGAACCGGCCGCCGAGGACGTCGCCGTCGTCCGCCTCGACGCTCCACCGCCGGGAACCTCCCCGCTGCCGCTGGCCCGCGCCGAGGGGTGCCGCGGCCACCGGGTGCGCTCCTTCGGCTTCCCCGGACACGCGGTCTCCGGCGGCCACTTCGGCGAGGGGCACGCCGGCGAGATCCTCTCCCCCCACTCCGCGACCGACGCCCTGTTGCAGGTGGCCTGCGCCAACGACCTCACCCAGGGATTCAGCGGCGGCCCGGTGTGGGACGACACCGTCGAAGCGGTGATCGGCATGGTCACCCGCGTCACCCGCCCGGACCCGCTGCTGCGCGGAACCGGCATCGCCTACGCCACGCCCGCGGGACGGCTGCGGCAGCTCTGGCCCGACCTGGCCGTCCCACCGGTGCGGCCCTACCGCGGACTCCAGGCGTTCGACACCGAGCACGCCGGCTGGTTCCACGGACGGGCCGGGGCGGTGCGGACGATCATCGATCGCCTGGCCGCCGTCCCGGACGCGCTCGTGCTGCTCGGTCCGTCCGGAGCCGGCAAGTCGTCCCTGGTCCAGGCAGGTCTGATACCCGCGTTAGCCGACTGCCCGCTGCCCGGCAGCGACCGCTGGGAGGTCGCCACCGTCCGCCCCGGCCAAGCCCTGCTGGACGCCCTCGACGACCTCGACGCGTTCGACGAGTTCGACCGGTTCGTGCACGACGCCGGCCGCGACGGCCCCGGCGGCCCGGACCCGTTCGGCAGACCGGATCCCGTCGGCGGGGCGGGCGGGTCCGGTGCACCGCGCCGCGTGCTCGTCGTGGACCAGTTCGAGGAGATCCTCCAGCCCGAGGAACCCACCCGCCCCGAGGAAGCGCACGACACCACGGCGACCGATCCGGCCGCCACGAGCACGCCGGCCGACGACGAACCCGGCGCCCCCTCCCTTGCCGGCGCCGTCCTGCGCGAGGGCATCGACCGGCTCACCTCGGTCGTCGGCACGCCCGGACTCACCGTCCTGCTCGTCATGCGCGACGACTTCTACCCCCGGTTCGCGGCCGAAGCCCCCGAACTGCTGCGGGCGTTGACACCCGGAATCGTCAACCTCCCCGCCACACTCGACGTGCGGGACCTGCACGACATCATCGTCCGCCCGGCCGAGGACGTGGGCGCCCGCTGCCAGGCCGGTCTGCCCGAACGGATCATCGCCGACGTCCAGCGCATCGACCACCTGGGCGGACCCCGCCGGCAGATCCCGACGACCGTGCTGCCCCTCGTCGAAGTCGCGTTGAGCGAACTCTGGGAGCGCGCGCCGGACGGTGTGCTGACCCACGCCGCGTACGAGGCGATCGGCGGGATCACCGGCAGCATCACCTCCTGGTACGAGGGCGCCATGCGCTCCCTGCGCGACACGGACGCCGGACGCGCCACCGCCCGACGGGTCCTCACCTCCCTGGTCAGGCCGCCCGACCCCACCCTGCACATCCCCGCCCTGCGACGGCAGCTGCCACTGTCCGTGCTGCGCGAACTGGCCGCCTCGGGCGGCGCCCCGACCGGCCCGCCCGGCAGACGGCCGGCCGTCCTGTCCGCCGCCCGCGCCCTCCTCGCCAAGCCCGCCGGCGCACTCGTCGACGAACCCTTCGACGATCGCGGCCCGGACAGCCCTCCCGCCCGGCGCGACGCGGCCGCCGTCCCCACCGCCCAGGTCGTGGACCAGGTGCTCGCCGTCCTCGTCCGGCGCCGACTGATCGTCACCCGCAACGTCGCCGCGCACGACGAACCCGTCGCCGAGCTGGTCCACGACGCGCTGGTGCGGGACTGGGGCGTCCTGCGCGACTGGGTGGAGAGCGACCGCCGCTTCTCCGCGTGGCTCGACCGCGCCGCGGACCAGCGACGGCGCTGGGAGAGACGGCACGACAAGGCGGACCTGCTGCGCGGCACCGACCTGGACGAGGGACTCGCGCTGTCCGCGGGATACCGGCTCCCGCACGCCACCGCCGGGTTCCTCCACGTGAGCCTGCGTGCCGCACGGCGCGCGGCACTGGTCCGCCGCGCCTTCGCCCTCGGCCTGGTCGTGCTGACGCTGACGGCGGTGGCCCTGGCCGGCGCCGCCCTCGACTCCGCGGCCGAGGCCAGGCACCAGCGCGCCGTCAGCCTGTCCCGCCAGCTCGCCGCCCAGGCCCAGGCCATGGCGGCGCAGCGGCCGGTGACGGCACGCCGTCTGGCCGTCGCGGCTTGGGCCACGTCGCCCACCGCCGAAGCGGGCGACGCCATGACCAGGCTCCTGACCCAGCAGCAGTCGGTCCTCGTCGGCCATGCGGGGGCGGTCACCTCCGTGGCGTTCAGTCCCGACGGCGCCCGCATCGCGACCACCGGCGACGACGGGACCGTACGCCTGTGGGACGCGGCCACCGGCCGGGCCGAGCACATCCGACGGGCCGCCGCCCGCCCGGCGAAGGGCGTCGCCGTCGCCTTCCGCCCGGACGGGCGGGTGCTCGCCTCCTCCGACGAGGACGGCGCCGTCCGGCTCTGGGACGTGCGCACCGGGGCGCCGCTCGGCGCGCCGCTGACCGGCCACACCGACCGGGTCGGCGCTCTGTCGTTCAGCCCCGACGGGAGACTGCTGGCGTCCGCGAGCTGGGACCGCACCGTACGGCTGTGGGATGCGGCGACCGGGACGCCCGTGGGGGCGCCGCTGACCGGGCACACCGACCAGGTCGACAGCGTGGCGTTCAGCCCCGAGGGCACGCTGCTGGCGTCGGGCGGCCGGGACGGAACGGTGCGGCTGTGGGACGTGGCCGCCCACCGGCAGAAGGGAGCCCCGCTCAAGGACGGCCTCAGCGGTTCGGTGCGGAGCGTGGCGTTCCGCCGCGACGGCGGGCTGCTCGCGGCGGCGTACGGCGAAGGCGCGCACGGCGAAGGGACGATCCGGCTGTGGGATCCGGTGACGGGCCGTACCGTCGGCGGGCCCCTCACCGGGCACACCGGCCCGGTGCTGTCGGTGACGTTCGGCCCCAACGGGCGGGCGCTCGCCTCGGCGGGGCTGGACGGCACCGTGCGCGTGTGGGACGCACGCACGCAGCGGCCGGCGGGATCCCCGATGGCCGGGTCCGGGACCGCCGTGTGGTCCGCCGCGTTCAGCCCCGACGGCCAGGTGCTGGCCGGCGCGGGCGGTGACGGCGCCGTACGGCTGTGGCAGCCGTCGACCGGTATGCCGGCCACCGTGCCGACGCCCCGCCGGGGTGAGGCCCTGATGTCCGTGGCGGTGACCCCGGTGTCGACGCTGGTGGCGACCCGCGACGCCGACGGGTCGGTGCGGCTGCGGGAACCCGTGAGCGGCCGTGCGCTGGGTGTCCCCCTGCGCGGGAGCGCCGACCAGGTCGTGCTCGCGGTGGCGGCCGACCCGAAGGCGCGGATCGTCGCCACCGCCGGGAACGGCGGCACGGTGCGGCTGTGGAACCCGTACACGGGCCGGGAGGTCACGCCCCCGCTCACCGGCAACGGGGACTACGTGAGCGCCCTGACGATCGACCGCGACGGCGCCCGCCTGGTGAGCGCCGGAGCCGACGCGACCGTCCGGGTCTGGGACACCGTGACCGGCCGGCTGGTGCGCGCGGTCCCGACCGGGCACGGGCCGTTCGTGCACGCGGTCGCCTTCGCCCCCGACGGCCGCAGCTTCGCCACCGGCGGCGCCGACGGAGCCGTCCGGCTGTGGGACACGGCGTCGGGCCGGCCGCGCGGGGAGATTCCCTCACACGGCCGGTACACCGTGGACGCGCTGGCGTTCAGCCCCGACGGCGCCCGGCTCGCCCTGGGCGGAGGCAACGACGAGACCGTGGAGGTCTGGGACGTGCCCACCCTGAAGGGGCCGACGTCGCTCTTCGCCGACGGGTCCGGCGAGGCGACGGCGCTGGGTTTCGACGGCGCCGGCGACGTGCTCGCCGTCGCCGAACGCGGCGGCGCCGTGCGGTTCTGGGACCCGGAGTCCGGCAAGCCGCTCGGTGAGCCGTCGCGGGGCGCGACCGCGCTGTCTCGCGTGATGTCGTTCAGCGGCGACGGGAGTCTCGTCACCGCCTCCGACGTCGAGGGCGTCTCACACGTCTGGTTCGTGCCGGTGCCGCGCGTGGCGGCGGCGGAGCTGTGCGCCCGCTTCGGCGGGCCGACCGACGCCGAATGGCGCCGCTACGCCCCGGACCAGCCGCGCCCGTCCGCCTGCCCCGCCGCCGGGCGGTGA
- a CDS encoding CU044_2847 family protein yields MTCSTVPHHDLFDREECNSVLARIPLDGGGVILVESPHADGQGPVMAGRVGDAVQDLPRKLGEIIEPVTRTARILIERLSAAGPSEFEMEFGLDLAAEAGAVITKSTVGAHVTVRMTWTRPEGGTPGAAPAAVE; encoded by the coding sequence ATGACCTGTTCGACAGTCCCGCACCATGACCTGTTCGACCGCGAGGAGTGTAATTCTGTGCTGGCTCGTATACCGCTCGACGGCGGCGGCGTCATCCTCGTGGAGAGTCCGCATGCGGACGGGCAGGGTCCGGTCATGGCGGGCCGGGTCGGTGACGCCGTTCAGGACCTGCCCAGAAAGCTGGGCGAGATCATCGAGCCGGTCACCCGGACCGCCCGGATCCTCATCGAGCGGCTGAGCGCCGCGGGCCCCTCGGAGTTCGAGATGGAGTTCGGGCTCGATCTCGCCGCCGAAGCGGGTGCGGTGATCACCAAGAGCACGGTGGGCGCCCACGTGACGGTGCGGATGACGTGGACGCGGCCCGAGGGCGGGACGCCGGGCGCCGCGCCGGCCGCAGTCGAATGA
- a CDS encoding TetR/AcrR family transcriptional regulator: MTSSPAHDPGPVPVPDPGSGPGPRRSDRTRAAILDAARRRFAAHGFERTTIRAVAADADIDPSMVMRYYGSKAQLFDAALDIDLHLPDLTATPAHERPAALVRHFLHRWEHDGADDALLLLLRSAVTNDQAARRMREIFSTQVAPALGPVHQDRMGLVSSQLLGLALTRYLLRIPAVTQLTPEEIVTAYAPAVQSILAPRTPGD, encoded by the coding sequence ATGACGAGCAGCCCCGCGCACGACCCCGGCCCCGTCCCCGTCCCCGACCCCGGATCCGGTCCGGGCCCCCGGCGCTCCGACCGCACCCGGGCGGCGATCCTGGACGCCGCCCGCCGGCGTTTCGCGGCGCACGGCTTCGAACGCACGACGATCCGGGCCGTGGCCGCCGACGCTGACATCGACCCCTCGATGGTCATGCGCTACTACGGCAGCAAGGCCCAGCTCTTCGACGCCGCGCTCGACATCGACCTGCACCTGCCCGACCTCACCGCCACCCCCGCGCACGAGCGGCCCGCGGCTCTCGTACGGCACTTCCTGCACCGCTGGGAACACGACGGCGCCGACGACGCGCTCCTGCTGCTCCTGCGGTCCGCCGTCACCAACGACCAGGCGGCACGGCGCATGCGGGAGATCTTCAGCACCCAGGTCGCCCCCGCCCTCGGCCCCGTCCACCAGGACAGGATGGGACTGGTCTCCTCCCAGCTCCTCGGCCTCGCCCTGACCCGCTACCTGCTGCGCATCCCGGCCGTCACCCAGCTGACCCCGGAGGAGATCGTCACCGCCTACGCGCCCGCCGTCCAGAGCATCCTCGCCCCCCGGACACCCGGCGACTGA
- a CDS encoding FAD-dependent oxidoreductase translates to MTSSAHTLPERTEVAIVGAGPTGLALAVTLALAGADFVLLDQQEEGANTSRAAVVHARTLEVLDELGASGDLIGRGLKLTRFAVRDGARRLLTVPFEQLPTPHPYTLMVPQYETEAVLLARLRALGGDVHRPHRVASVVQDEDGVTLTTSTGQTLRASYVVGADGMHSMVREASGIGFSGNSYAESFVLADVVMDWAPGPAEVSLTFGSAGLVVVAPLPGGHYRIVATTDQAPEHPDLAFVQGLLDQRMPGQAAVTDIAWSSRFRVHHRVADHYRAGRLFLAGDAAHVHSPAGGQGMNTGIQDGYALGSAFTAGGLDEYEARRRPVAERVIGFTDRMTRIATTRNPAARTLRNTGMRLLGHTPFPAKLATELAELNYR, encoded by the coding sequence TTGACCAGCTCCGCGCACACCCTGCCCGAGCGCACCGAAGTGGCGATCGTGGGCGCAGGCCCCACCGGCCTGGCGCTGGCGGTGACGCTGGCGCTCGCCGGCGCCGACTTCGTCCTGCTGGACCAGCAGGAGGAGGGGGCCAACACCTCCCGCGCCGCGGTGGTGCACGCTCGCACCCTCGAAGTGCTCGACGAACTCGGCGCGTCCGGGGACCTGATCGGCAGAGGTCTGAAGCTCACCCGCTTCGCCGTCCGCGACGGCGCTCGGCGTCTGCTCACCGTGCCCTTCGAGCAGCTCCCCACCCCGCACCCCTACACGCTGATGGTCCCGCAGTACGAGACCGAGGCCGTCCTGCTGGCCCGGCTGCGGGCGCTGGGCGGGGACGTCCACCGGCCCCACCGCGTCGCCTCCGTGGTCCAGGACGAGGACGGGGTGACCCTCACCACCAGCACCGGGCAGACCCTGCGCGCGTCCTACGTGGTCGGCGCGGACGGCATGCACAGCATGGTGCGAGAGGCCTCCGGCATCGGGTTCTCCGGAAACTCCTACGCCGAGTCGTTCGTCCTCGCCGACGTGGTGATGGACTGGGCCCCGGGCCCGGCCGAGGTCTCCCTCACCTTCGGATCCGCCGGCCTCGTCGTCGTCGCCCCGCTGCCGGGCGGCCACTACCGCATCGTCGCCACCACGGACCAGGCGCCCGAACACCCCGACCTCGCCTTCGTGCAAGGGCTCCTGGACCAGCGCATGCCCGGCCAGGCCGCCGTCACCGACATCGCCTGGTCCTCGCGCTTCCGCGTCCACCACCGCGTCGCCGACCACTACCGCGCCGGGCGGCTCTTCCTCGCCGGGGACGCGGCCCACGTGCACAGCCCCGCCGGCGGACAGGGCATGAACACCGGCATCCAGGACGGCTACGCCCTCGGCTCCGCCTTCACCGCAGGCGGCCTCGACGAGTACGAGGCCCGCCGCCGCCCGGTCGCCGAGCGCGTCATCGGCTTCACCGACCGGATGACCCGCATCGCCACCACCCGCAACCCGGCCGCACGCACCCTGCGCAACACCGGCATGCGCCTCCTGGGGCACACGCCGTTTCCCGCCAAGCTCGCCACCGAACTGGCCGAGCTCAACTACCGCTGA
- a CDS encoding peptidoglycan DD-metalloendopeptidase family protein — translation MVATPTVTVSDVRFGKRNEGVRIVQKALIKRGRKIPDGATGLFGDQTKAAYRAEQLAQGFKGADADGIPGRTSLTTLGRLSGLFHVAGGAAPAAPHTGRVGSPVPGHKVTFEFFERGDYAWKPDGHGRHTGQDFAADTGAPVVAVRAGTISWSSGDGRAYGQWIGLAADNGHVYTYCHLSKRQVKAGQHVTAGQRLGAVGSTGNATGPHLHFEMSKGSAWSYGHVAKPSW, via the coding sequence ATGGTCGCCACACCGACGGTCACCGTGTCCGACGTCCGGTTCGGCAAGCGCAACGAGGGCGTGCGCATCGTCCAGAAAGCTCTGATCAAGCGCGGCCGCAAGATCCCCGACGGCGCCACCGGCCTGTTCGGCGACCAGACCAAGGCCGCCTACCGTGCCGAACAGCTCGCCCAGGGCTTCAAAGGAGCCGACGCCGACGGTATCCCGGGCCGTACCTCCCTGACCACGCTCGGCCGTCTCTCCGGCCTCTTCCACGTGGCGGGCGGCGCCGCTCCCGCCGCGCCGCACACCGGCCGGGTGGGCTCGCCCGTCCCCGGGCACAAGGTCACGTTCGAGTTCTTCGAGCGCGGCGACTACGCCTGGAAGCCCGACGGCCACGGCCGCCACACCGGGCAGGACTTCGCCGCCGACACCGGAGCTCCCGTGGTCGCCGTGCGCGCCGGCACCATCAGCTGGTCGAGCGGCGACGGCCGGGCCTACGGCCAGTGGATCGGGCTGGCCGCGGACAACGGTCACGTCTACACCTACTGCCACCTCTCGAAGCGTCAGGTCAAGGCCGGCCAGCACGTCACGGCCGGGCAGCGGCTCGGCGCCGTCGGCAGCACGGGCAACGCCACCGGCCCCCACCTGCACTTCGAGATGTCCAAGGGCTCCGCCTGGTCGTACGGCCATGTGGCCAAGCCGAGTTGGTGA
- a CDS encoding peptidoglycan-binding protein — protein sequence MRNEDVRIVQKALIKRGRKIPDGATGLFGDQTKAAYRAEQLAQGFTGADADGIPGPTSLATLGRLTGLFRLDGAGAPAAGNGKLSLGQVTFRDPGDASGEEAMRRYARKACQLTHMDPQFGVPALTTIAKRESASNSPRFRINTTDRNANGPRVADGHPQNCSRGATQCIPGTFATFHQAGTATTPYDVVACMCATVNYVRHRYHVNESGSNFAARVQQADPRRSPHWY from the coding sequence ATGCGGAACGAGGACGTGCGTATCGTCCAGAAAGCCCTGATCAAGCGCGGCCGCAAGATCCCCGACGGCGCCACCGGCCTGTTCGGCGACCAGACCAAGGCCGCCTACCGTGCCGAACAGCTCGCCCAGGGCTTCACGGGAGCCGACGCCGACGGCATACCGGGCCCGACCTCGCTGGCCACCCTCGGCAGACTCACCGGCCTCTTCCGGCTGGACGGTGCCGGGGCGCCCGCGGCCGGAAACGGAAAGCTCTCCCTGGGCCAGGTCACCTTCCGCGATCCCGGCGACGCATCGGGCGAGGAGGCCATGCGGCGCTACGCCCGCAAGGCGTGCCAACTGACGCACATGGACCCGCAGTTCGGGGTGCCGGCACTCACCACCATCGCCAAGCGGGAGTCCGCCAGCAACAGTCCGAGGTTCCGGATCAACACGACCGACAGGAACGCGAACGGCCCGCGTGTCGCCGACGGCCACCCGCAGAACTGCTCCCGCGGAGCGACGCAGTGCATTCCGGGCACGTTCGCCACGTTCCACCAGGCGGGCACGGCGACCACGCCGTACGACGTGGTCGCCTGCATGTGCGCGACGGTCAACTACGTCCGCCACCGCTACCACGTGAACGAGTCCGGTTCGAACTTCGCCGCCCGTGTGCAGCAGGCGGATCCGCGGCGCTCTCCCCACTGGTACTAG
- a CDS encoding DinB family protein, which produces MTRIDDTPPAWDERTQLTTFLDYARDTARVKCEGVSAENARKALLPGSPLMTMSGVVNHLRWVEYYWFQVVFLGEEDHAPMTDEDPDREMRIAVEFPLPQLLDEYAGQSARYRELVAGNDLDERARGTVRNGVHVDLRWILLHLIEETARHNGHLDILREMLDGTTGD; this is translated from the coding sequence ATGACAAGAATCGACGACACACCGCCCGCGTGGGACGAGCGCACCCAGCTCACCACGTTCCTCGACTACGCGCGGGACACCGCCCGCGTCAAGTGTGAAGGCGTCTCCGCGGAGAACGCCCGCAAGGCGCTCCTGCCGGGCTCACCGCTGATGACCATGAGCGGAGTGGTCAACCACCTCCGCTGGGTCGAGTACTACTGGTTCCAGGTGGTCTTCCTCGGCGAGGAGGACCACGCCCCCATGACGGACGAGGACCCGGACCGCGAGATGCGCATCGCCGTCGAGTTCCCGCTCCCGCAGTTGCTCGACGAGTACGCCGGACAGAGCGCCCGCTACCGCGAACTGGTCGCCGGGAACGACCTGGACGAGCGGGCCCGGGGAACCGTCCGCAACGGCGTCCACGTCGACCTGCGCTGGATCCTCCTCCACCTCATCGAGGAGACCGCCCGCCACAACGGCCACCTGGACATCCTGCGCGAGATGCTCGACGGCACGACCGGGGACTAG
- the purU gene encoding formyltetrahydrofolate deformylase — MSPRPQPGREFVLTLSCPDSAGLVHAVSGFLVRNSGNILESQQFDDRLQGRFFMRVHFDVGDPDVGLEALRYRFGPVAQAYAISWSLSDASTPTRTLIMVSRFGHCLNDLLFRRRAGALNIEIPAIVSNHRDFEKLAETYDVPFHHIPVTRDTKPEAEARLLELVRDLDIDLVVLARYMQILSDDLCKELDGRAINIHHSFLPSFKGARPYDQAYDRGVKLVGATAHYVTSDLDEGQIIEQDVVRVDHSLDPGELVTVGRDVEAQVLAHAVKWHSENRVMVEGNRTVVFR; from the coding sequence ATGTCCCCTCGCCCGCAACCTGGTCGTGAGTTCGTCCTGACGCTTTCCTGTCCCGACAGCGCAGGGCTGGTCCATGCCGTGAGCGGCTTCCTCGTCAGGAACTCCGGCAACATCCTGGAGAGCCAGCAGTTCGACGACCGGCTCCAGGGCCGGTTCTTCATGCGGGTCCACTTCGACGTCGGTGACCCCGACGTCGGCCTGGAGGCCCTGCGGTACCGCTTCGGCCCCGTCGCCCAGGCCTACGCCATCTCGTGGTCCCTCAGCGACGCCTCCACCCCGACCCGGACCCTGATCATGGTGTCCAGGTTCGGGCACTGCCTCAACGACCTGCTCTTCCGCCGGCGGGCGGGCGCGCTCAACATCGAGATCCCCGCGATCGTCTCCAACCACCGGGACTTCGAGAAGCTCGCGGAGACGTACGACGTCCCCTTCCACCACATCCCGGTGACCCGCGACACCAAGCCGGAGGCCGAGGCCCGGCTGCTCGAACTCGTCCGCGACCTGGACATCGACCTGGTGGTACTGGCCCGCTACATGCAGATCCTCTCCGACGACCTGTGCAAGGAGCTGGACGGCCGCGCCATCAACATCCACCACTCCTTCCTGCCCAGCTTCAAGGGCGCACGCCCCTACGACCAGGCCTACGACCGCGGCGTGAAGCTCGTCGGCGCGACCGCGCACTATGTGACGTCGGACCTGGACGAGGGCCAGATCATCGAACAGGACGTGGTCCGGGTGGACCACTCGCTGGACCCCGGCGAGCTGGTCACCGTCGGCCGGGACGTGGAGGCCCAGGTGCTCGCGCACGCGGTGAAGTGGCACAGCGAGAACCGGGTGATGGTCGAGGGCAACCGCACGGTCGTCTTCCGCTGA